A genomic stretch from Streptomyces venezuelae ATCC 10712 includes:
- the paaB gene encoding 1,2-phenylacetyl-CoA epoxidase subunit PaaB: MTSDGWPLWEVFVRSRRGLSHTHAGSLHAPDAEMALRNARDLYTRRSEGVSIWVVPSTEITASSPDEKDPFFEPAADKPYRHPTFYEIPEGVKHL; the protein is encoded by the coding sequence ATGACGAGCGACGGTTGGCCCCTGTGGGAGGTGTTCGTGCGCTCCCGCCGCGGACTGTCCCACACCCACGCGGGCAGTCTCCACGCGCCCGACGCGGAGATGGCTCTGCGCAACGCCCGTGACCTGTACACCCGCAGGAGCGAGGGCGTGTCGATCTGGGTCGTCCCGTCCACCGAGATCACCGCCTCCTCGCCGGACGAGAAGGACCCCTTCTTCGAGCCCGCCGCGGACAAGCCCTACCGCCACCCGACGTTCTACGAGATCCCGGAGGGGGTGAAGCACCTGTGA
- the paaC gene encoding 1,2-phenylacetyl-CoA epoxidase subunit PaaC, with amino-acid sequence MITGAALALGDDALVLSHRLGEWAGSAPVLEEEVALANIALDLLGQARVLLSMVGDEDELAYLREERSFRNVQLVEQPNGDFAHTIARQLYFSTYQRLLYGQLAAGDGPFAGLAAKAVKEVAYHQDHAEQWTLRLGDGTAESHERMRRACESLWRYTGELFQPVEGLDVDHAALESAWLASVTDVLGRATLGVPEGPRTGAWAAGAGRQGLHTESFGRMIAEMQHLHRSHPGAAW; translated from the coding sequence GTGATCACCGGCGCGGCCCTCGCCCTCGGTGACGACGCCCTCGTCCTCTCCCACCGCCTGGGGGAGTGGGCGGGCTCCGCCCCCGTCCTGGAGGAGGAGGTCGCCCTGGCCAACATCGCCCTCGACCTCCTCGGCCAGGCCCGCGTCCTGCTCTCGATGGTCGGCGACGAGGACGAGCTGGCGTACCTGCGCGAGGAGCGTTCCTTCCGGAACGTCCAGCTGGTCGAGCAGCCGAACGGCGACTTCGCCCACACCATCGCCCGCCAGCTCTACTTCTCCACCTACCAGCGCCTGCTGTACGGACAGCTGGCCGCCGGGGACGGCCCCTTCGCCGGCCTCGCGGCCAAGGCGGTCAAGGAGGTCGCGTACCACCAGGACCACGCCGAGCAGTGGACCCTGCGGCTCGGTGACGGCACCGCCGAGAGCCACGAGCGGATGCGCCGCGCCTGCGAGTCCCTGTGGCGGTACACGGGCGAGCTGTTCCAGCCCGTCGAGGGCCTCGACGTCGACCACGCCGCGCTGGAGAGCGCCTGGCTGGCCTCCGTGACGGACGTGCTCGGCCGGGCCACGCTCGGCGTGCCGGAGGGGCCGCGCACCGGCGCCTGGGCCGCGGGAGCCGGCCGGCAGGGACTGCACACCGAGTCCTTCGGACGGATGATCGCCGAGATGCAGCACCTGCACCGCAGCCACCCGGGGGCGGCATGGTGA
- a CDS encoding 2Fe-2S iron-sulfur cluster-binding protein: MESSGVAGRADARAGFHPLVVSEVEPLTDDSVAVTFAVPPELHERYRHLPGQHLALRRTGEQGEEIRRTYSICAPASPVGEPPVLRVGIRLVDGGSFSTYALKELAVGDLVEVMEPMGRFSLVPRAGHFAAVVGGSGITPVLSIAATLLAREPEARFCLIRSDRTAASTMFLDEVADLKDRYPDRFQLVTVLSREEQQAGLPSGRLDRERLDALLPSLLPVGAIDGWFLCGPFGLVQGAERALRGLGVDRGRIHQEIFHVDDGSAPAPAVAADAPAHATLTATLHGRSGSWPVDRGETLLDTVLRSRADAPYACKGGVCGTCRAFLVSGEVRMDRNFALEPEETEAGYVLACQSHPVTPDVELDFDR; encoded by the coding sequence ATGGAGTCCTCAGGCGTGGCGGGACGGGCCGACGCCCGGGCCGGGTTCCATCCCCTCGTCGTCAGCGAGGTCGAGCCGCTCACGGACGACTCCGTGGCGGTCACCTTCGCGGTCCCGCCCGAGCTCCACGAGCGCTACCGGCACCTGCCCGGCCAGCACCTCGCTCTGCGGCGCACCGGCGAGCAGGGGGAGGAGATCCGGCGGACGTACTCGATCTGCGCCCCCGCCTCCCCGGTCGGCGAGCCGCCCGTCCTGCGGGTCGGCATCCGGCTCGTCGACGGTGGCTCCTTCTCGACGTACGCGCTCAAGGAACTGGCCGTCGGTGACCTCGTCGAGGTCATGGAGCCGATGGGCCGCTTCTCGCTCGTCCCGCGCGCGGGGCACTTCGCGGCCGTGGTGGGCGGCAGCGGCATCACGCCGGTCCTGTCGATCGCGGCCACCCTGCTCGCCCGGGAGCCCGAGGCCCGCTTCTGCCTGATCCGGAGCGACCGGACCGCCGCGTCCACGATGTTCCTCGACGAGGTCGCCGACCTGAAGGACCGCTACCCGGACCGCTTCCAGCTGGTCACCGTGCTCTCCCGGGAGGAGCAGCAGGCGGGGCTGCCGTCCGGCCGGCTCGACCGGGAGCGGCTCGACGCGCTGCTGCCCTCGCTGCTGCCGGTCGGGGCGATCGACGGCTGGTTCCTCTGCGGTCCCTTCGGGCTCGTGCAGGGCGCCGAGCGGGCGCTGCGCGGTCTGGGCGTCGACCGCGGGCGGATCCACCAGGAGATCTTCCACGTCGACGACGGTTCGGCGCCCGCGCCGGCCGTGGCGGCCGACGCCCCCGCGCACGCCACGCTGACCGCGACCCTGCACGGCCGGTCCGGCAGCTGGCCGGTGGACCGCGGCGAGACCCTGCTCGACACGGTGCTGCGTTCCCGCGCGGACGCTCCGTACGCCTGCAAGGGCGGGGTGTGCGGCACCTGCCGTGCCTTCCTCGTCAGCGGAGAGGTGCGGATGGACCGCAACTTCGCCCTGGAACCGGAGGAGACCGAAGCGGGGTACGTGCTGGCCTGTCAGTCCCATCCGGTGACCCCGGACGTGGAGCTGGACTTCGACCGCTGA
- a CDS encoding J domain-containing protein: MTDRSEDGDVDQQGDERPEARLERAVRVAEQALIEFEIAVETFRVEVDNFSRLHHQKLGPMYARLDELDARIAEARAARTGDPEDQRRAQEARAAVMPMPGVDELFHDWIDSDGLSPEAEAMLTDRPVQAPKRVRPSEEVRRLYRELARKAHPDLAREDDERKRREEFITRVNAAYARADEALLRELSAEWEAGPVPAEERLSESEELYARLEWLAQRKDMLSAWARELEESAIGAMLRMAPDDPDRLLEEIAEQLLAQVSERETELAELVQ, translated from the coding sequence GTGACGGACCGGAGCGAGGACGGCGACGTGGACCAGCAGGGTGACGAGCGGCCCGAGGCGCGGCTGGAGCGGGCCGTGCGGGTGGCCGAGCAGGCGCTGATCGAGTTCGAGATCGCCGTCGAGACCTTCCGCGTCGAGGTGGACAACTTCTCGCGGCTGCACCACCAGAAACTCGGCCCGATGTACGCGCGGCTCGACGAGCTCGACGCCCGTATCGCCGAGGCGCGGGCGGCCCGCACCGGGGACCCGGAGGACCAGCGGCGCGCGCAGGAGGCGCGGGCGGCGGTCATGCCGATGCCCGGCGTGGACGAGCTGTTCCACGACTGGATCGACTCCGACGGCCTCTCCCCCGAGGCCGAGGCCATGCTCACGGACCGGCCGGTGCAGGCGCCGAAGCGGGTCCGCCCCAGCGAGGAGGTCCGCAGGCTCTACCGGGAGCTGGCCCGCAAGGCGCACCCCGACCTGGCCCGCGAGGACGACGAGCGGAAGCGGCGCGAGGAGTTCATCACCCGGGTGAACGCGGCGTACGCCCGGGCCGACGAGGCGCTGCTGCGCGAGCTCTCCGCCGAGTGGGAGGCCGGGCCCGTGCCGGCCGAGGAGCGGCTCAGCGAGAGCGAGGAGCTGTACGCGCGCCTGGAGTGGCTGGCGCAGCGCAAGGACATGCTGTCGGCGTGGGCCCGTGAGCTGGAGGAGAGCGCGATCGGCGCGATGCTGCGGATGGCGCCCGACGACCCGGACCGGCTCCTGGAGGAGATCGCCGAGCAGCTGCTCGCCCAGGTCTCCGAGCGGGAGACCGAGCTGGCCGAGCTGGTGCAGTAG
- the paaD gene encoding 1,2-phenylacetyl-CoA epoxidase subunit PaaD: MVTMTALEEELSRVAGSVLDPELPVLTLAELGVLRGVHVTGPGRVEVSLTPTYTGCPAVETMSSDIERALHEHGVPEVSVVTVLAPAWSTDDISEEGRRKLAEFGVAPPRPQGPANGPVPLTLAIRCPHCGSTDTELLSRFSSTACKALRRCTACREPFDHFKEL; the protein is encoded by the coding sequence ATGGTGACCATGACCGCCCTGGAGGAGGAGCTGAGCCGCGTCGCCGGATCGGTCCTCGACCCGGAGCTGCCCGTCCTCACCCTGGCCGAGCTCGGCGTGCTGCGCGGCGTCCACGTCACCGGCCCCGGCCGGGTCGAGGTCTCCCTCACCCCGACGTACACGGGCTGCCCCGCCGTCGAGACCATGTCCTCGGACATCGAGCGCGCGCTCCACGAGCACGGGGTGCCGGAGGTCTCCGTCGTCACGGTCCTCGCCCCCGCCTGGTCCACCGACGACATCAGCGAGGAAGGGCGGCGCAAGCTCGCCGAGTTCGGCGTCGCCCCGCCGCGCCCGCAGGGTCCGGCCAACGGTCCGGTACCGCTGACGCTGGCGATCCGCTGCCCCCACTGCGGCTCCACCGACACCGAGCTGCTGAGCCGCTTCTCGTCGACCGCGTGCAAGGCGCTGCGCCGCTGCACCGCCTGCCGCGAGCCGTTCGACCACTTCAAGGAGCTGTAG
- the paaA gene encoding 1,2-phenylacetyl-CoA epoxidase subunit PaaA, translating to MTAVTAGTAETTGVPGVSDAAVAAETAAHEAVFDAAVAADERIEPRDWMPEGYRASLVRQIAQHAHSEIIGMQPEANWITRAPSLRRKAILMAKVQDEAGHGLYLYSAAETLGTSRDELLDKLHSGRQKYSSIFNYPTLTWADVGAIGWLVDGAAITNQVPLCRCSYGPYARAMVRVCKEESFHQRQGYEALLALSRGTEAQHAMAQDAVDRWWWPSLMMFGPPDDESTHTAQAMAWKIKRHTNDELRQRFVDIAVPQAEALGLTLPDPDLRWNEERGHYDFGAIDWTEFWDVLKGNGPCNDQRLSRRRQAHEDGAWVREAAAAHAEKHKDTGKHGEAQA from the coding sequence ATGACCGCAGTGACGGCAGGGACGGCAGAGACCACGGGCGTGCCCGGCGTGTCGGACGCGGCCGTGGCGGCGGAGACGGCCGCCCACGAGGCCGTGTTCGACGCCGCCGTGGCCGCCGACGAGCGGATCGAGCCGCGCGACTGGATGCCCGAGGGGTACCGGGCCTCGCTCGTCCGGCAGATCGCGCAGCACGCCCATTCCGAGATCATCGGCATGCAGCCAGAGGCGAACTGGATCACCCGCGCGCCCTCGCTGCGCCGCAAGGCGATCCTGATGGCGAAGGTCCAGGACGAGGCGGGCCACGGCCTGTATCTCTACAGCGCCGCGGAGACCCTCGGCACCAGCCGCGACGAGCTGCTCGACAAGCTTCACTCGGGCCGCCAGAAGTACTCGTCGATCTTCAACTACCCCACGCTGACCTGGGCCGACGTCGGCGCGATCGGCTGGCTGGTGGACGGCGCCGCGATCACCAACCAGGTCCCCCTCTGCCGCTGCTCGTACGGGCCGTACGCGCGGGCGATGGTCAGGGTCTGCAAGGAGGAGTCCTTCCACCAGCGCCAGGGGTACGAGGCTCTGCTCGCCCTCTCCCGAGGCACCGAGGCCCAGCACGCGATGGCGCAGGACGCGGTGGACCGCTGGTGGTGGCCCTCGCTGATGATGTTCGGCCCGCCGGACGACGAGTCGACCCACACCGCCCAGGCGATGGCCTGGAAGATCAAGCGCCACACCAACGACGAGCTGCGTCAGCGCTTCGTCGACATCGCCGTGCCGCAGGCCGAGGCCCTCGGGCTCACCCTCCCCGACCCCGACCTCCGGTGGAACGAGGAGCGCGGGCACTACGACTTCGGCGCGATCGACTGGACCGAGTTCTGGGACGTCCTCAAGGGCAACGGCCCGTGCAACGACCAGCGGCTGAGCAGGCGGCGCCAGGCCCATGAGGACGGTGCCTGGGTCAGGGAAGCGGCGGCGGCCCACGCCGAGAAGCACAAGGACACCGGCAAGCACGGAGAGGCGCAGGCATGA
- a CDS encoding acyl-CoA dehydrogenase family protein, whose translation MDFTFTEEQQAAVDAAKAVFAGVSPDAVPSPALTPGAVAEDLDRPLWARLAAADLLGLVVSPEHGGAGLDPVALCLVLRESARVLARVPLLETSAVAMAVERYAPRETAAALLPRVARGELVLTAASQGRTGHDPAERAVTARRDGTGWILDGVQTAVPWAHGADVLAVPAHTPEGAAVLALVPRTHDGLGLAAQYSTSGELLAELTLDAVRLDGADVIDAEGAWEWLRELLTTGTCALALGLGEAVLTMTSQYTGKREQFGHPVATFQAVAVQAADRYIDLRAMEVTLWQAAWRLGGGAEGAALPAAGDVAVAKIWASEGVRRVVQTAQHLHGGFGADTDYPLHRYHAWAKHLELSLGPAAAHEDALGDLLAAHPLG comes from the coding sequence GTGGACTTCACCTTCACCGAGGAGCAGCAGGCGGCCGTGGACGCGGCCAAGGCGGTCTTCGCGGGCGTCAGCCCCGACGCGGTACCGAGCCCCGCCCTCACCCCGGGCGCCGTGGCCGAGGACCTCGACCGACCGCTCTGGGCCCGTCTCGCCGCCGCCGACCTGCTGGGTCTCGTGGTGTCCCCGGAGCACGGCGGCGCCGGACTCGACCCCGTCGCCCTCTGCCTGGTGCTGCGCGAGTCGGCTCGTGTCCTCGCCCGCGTCCCCCTCCTGGAGACCAGCGCCGTCGCGATGGCCGTCGAGCGGTACGCGCCCCGGGAGACGGCCGCCGCCCTGCTCCCCCGCGTGGCCCGCGGCGAACTCGTCCTCACCGCCGCCTCCCAGGGGCGCACCGGCCACGACCCCGCCGAGCGCGCCGTCACCGCCCGCCGCGACGGCACCGGCTGGATCCTCGACGGCGTGCAGACCGCCGTCCCCTGGGCCCATGGCGCCGATGTCCTCGCCGTTCCCGCGCACACCCCCGAGGGCGCCGCCGTCCTCGCCCTGGTGCCCCGCACCCACGACGGACTCGGCCTCGCCGCGCAGTACTCCACCAGCGGGGAACTCCTCGCCGAGCTGACGCTCGACGCCGTACGCCTCGACGGCGCCGACGTCATCGACGCCGAGGGCGCCTGGGAGTGGCTGCGCGAGCTGCTCACCACCGGCACCTGCGCGCTCGCCCTCGGCCTGGGCGAGGCGGTGCTCACCATGACGAGCCAGTACACCGGGAAGCGCGAGCAGTTCGGCCACCCCGTGGCCACCTTCCAGGCGGTCGCCGTCCAGGCCGCCGACCGCTACATCGACCTGCGGGCCATGGAGGTCACCCTCTGGCAGGCCGCCTGGCGGCTCGGCGGCGGAGCCGAAGGGGCGGCGCTCCCCGCCGCCGGGGACGTCGCCGTCGCGAAGATCTGGGCCTCCGAAGGGGTACGCCGGGTCGTGCAGACCGCCCAGCACCTGCACGGCGGCTTCGGCGCCGACACCGACTACCCGCTGCACCGCTACCACGCCTGGGCCAAGCACCTGGAGCTGTCACTCGGCCCCGCCGCGGCCCACGAGGACGCCCTGGGCGACCTGCTGGCCGCCCACCCCCTCGGCTGA
- a CDS encoding DUF5819 family protein produces the protein MDEHRPTPPENHAVGGIMALSMPYQVVLAVALAVAGVFACVHLAMVFLHVAPSNTLTKRHGQAVDDWVYPEFEQNWKLFAPNPLQQNVSVEARAELRTDDGGGRTSGWIDLTAQDIEAIRHNPMPSHAQQNELRRAVDFYLNSHSDDHAPSGMRGRLSEEYMRRIAVLRLDALPGDVRRVQLRTVTRPVPAPGWSSEKTDTAPSYRDFPWWTVTAADRPAGADRSHTEAGR, from the coding sequence ATGGACGAACACCGCCCGACGCCCCCGGAGAACCACGCCGTCGGCGGGATCATGGCGCTCTCCATGCCCTACCAGGTCGTCCTCGCCGTGGCGCTCGCGGTCGCCGGGGTCTTCGCCTGCGTCCATCTGGCGATGGTGTTCCTGCACGTGGCGCCGTCGAACACGCTGACCAAGCGGCACGGCCAGGCCGTCGACGACTGGGTCTACCCCGAGTTCGAACAGAACTGGAAGCTCTTCGCGCCCAACCCGCTCCAGCAGAACGTCTCCGTCGAGGCCCGCGCCGAGCTCCGCACCGACGACGGCGGCGGCCGCACCAGCGGCTGGATCGACCTCACCGCCCAGGACATCGAGGCGATCCGCCACAACCCGATGCCGAGCCACGCCCAGCAGAACGAGCTCCGCCGGGCCGTGGACTTCTACCTCAACTCGCACTCCGACGACCACGCCCCCAGCGGGATGCGCGGCCGCCTCTCGGAGGAGTACATGCGCCGCATCGCGGTGCTCCGCCTCGACGCCCTGCCCGGTGACGTGCGGCGCGTCCAGCTCCGTACCGTCACCCGGCCCGTCCCGGCCCCCGGCTGGAGCTCCGAGAAGACCGACACCGCCCCCTCCTACCGGGACTTCCCGTGGTGGACGGTCACCGCCGCGGACCGGCCCGCCGGGGCCGACCGGAGCCACACGGAGGCCGGCCGATGA
- a CDS encoding rhodanese-like domain-containing protein, which translates to MNFSPLPSVDAASVPADALVLDVREDDEWAAGHVEGALHVPMSDFVARFGEVTEAVAERGRAYVMCRVGGRSAQVTQYLVQQGFDAVNVEGGMLAWDGAGRPMVTGTGNPAFVL; encoded by the coding sequence ATGAATTTCTCCCCGCTGCCCTCGGTGGACGCGGCTTCCGTGCCGGCCGATGCCCTGGTGCTGGACGTCAGGGAGGACGACGAGTGGGCGGCCGGTCATGTCGAGGGCGCGCTGCACGTGCCGATGAGCGACTTCGTGGCCCGCTTCGGTGAGGTGACCGAGGCCGTCGCCGAGCGCGGCCGGGCCTATGTGATGTGCCGGGTGGGCGGCCGTTCGGCGCAGGTCACGCAGTACCTGGTGCAGCAGGGCTTCGACGCGGTCAACGTCGAGGGCGGCATGCTCGCCTGGGACGGTGCCGGGCGCCCGATGGTGACGGGCACCGGAAACCCGGCCTTCGTCCTCTGA